In a genomic window of Cytobacillus sp. FSL H8-0458:
- a CDS encoding helix-turn-helix transcriptional regulator, whose amino-acid sequence MENRIKEYREKNSLSQGKLAELCNVSRQTINAIENNKYDPSLQLAFDIARNLGVIMEDLFIQSEKGGKKNG is encoded by the coding sequence ATGGAGAATCGAATCAAGGAGTATAGAGAGAAAAACAGTCTTTCACAAGGGAAATTAGCCGAATTATGTAATGTAAGCAGGCAAACGATTAACGCTATTGAGAATAACAAATATGACCCAAGTTTACAGTTAGCATTTGATATAGCAAGAAATTTAGGAGTGATAATGGAGGATTTATTTATACAATCAGAAAAGGGAGGAAAAAAGAATGGATAA